ATTTCCTGATAGCTATAAAAATAAAAATCATTCCAGAATAGCCAACAAAAAAAGGAATGATATGGTCTTTTAATCCTGAAACTAATAATATAGCTATAATCAATAATTGAAAGCCTAAACCAAAGGTCGAAATACTAGTCATCAACCATTTTGGAAATATTTTTCCATAGGCTGCTCGTGGATCTAAAAAGTAAATGGTTTTATCAAAACCACCATATAATAGCGTGTATAGTTTAAAAAGAGTATTAACATGACTTTGTTTTTCGCCAGTTAAAGCTAATGGGGTTTTGGATTCAAAAATGCGACTTGTCGTATCACCATCAAATTTATTTCTTAAAATAACATAATAGTAATTATACAACGTTCCTTGTAATTGTATTCCTAAAAAGGCTAGTATAGTTAACCAAATAGGAGTCTCTGTGATATACCAAATGGCACTAAAAATAATAGCATTTAATAAAATATCTGCAACCGAGTCTAAATAGCGTCCCGTATATGAGGGGGTTTGTTTGACTCTAGCCAACTCGCCATCTGCAGCATCAAGTATAGATTTACATATTATAAAGAAAGCAGCGGTCCAATAATAGCCCATTATAATACAGTAAATAGCAATTAGTCCAGAGACTATAAAAGCTAAGGTTACATGGACTGGTGTAAATTGGGTGTGTTTTAAACGATTGGCAATAACTCTGGCAATAGGTCTTCCGTAATCCGAAAGATCAATAAATTTATGCGCTTGTGGTAATTTTGACATGTAAAGTCATAAGATAGATAGGTGTTGCGGAATATACCAGGTTAATACTATAAATAGAGACTTCCAACTATTATAAAGGCAAAGATAAGACTTTAATAAAAGGTTACTTACTAATTAATTTAAAGACTGTATGTGGTAGGTCTATTGCAGACGGTTATTAATCTAAATACATAATTAATAATCTATAAGAGAGGGATAATTTAATGAGAAGGTTTCCTTGAAAATAGCAGGATAGTTCTCATTATATTTTTGGACCCACTCGGGATAATAATACGTGGCTTTTAAAGTATCTCCGTGTAATGTAAATTTAGCAAAGGGTTTTCCGTTTTCAGGATTTTTTATCGAGTCGTAAGTATCAGCAAGACCACTATCAAAAACGCAGTCCATGTCTTGTGACCAAA
This portion of the Olleya sp. Bg11-27 genome encodes:
- a CDS encoding CDP-alcohol phosphatidyltransferase family protein; this encodes MSKLPQAHKFIDLSDYGRPIARVIANRLKHTQFTPVHVTLAFIVSGLIAIYCIIMGYYWTAAFFIICKSILDAADGELARVKQTPSYTGRYLDSVADILLNAIIFSAIWYITETPIWLTILAFLGIQLQGTLYNYYYVILRNKFDGDTTSRIFESKTPLALTGEKQSHVNTLFKLYTLLYGGFDKTIYFLDPRAAYGKIFPKWLMTSISTFGLGFQLLIIAILLVSGLKDHIIPFFVGYSGMIFIFIAIRKLFYK